In the Eschrichtius robustus isolate mEscRob2 chromosome Y unlocalized genomic scaffold, mEscRob2.pri SUPER_Y_unloc_3, whole genome shotgun sequence genome, one interval contains:
- the LOC137757682 gene encoding ATP-dependent RNA helicase DDX3X-like: MSHAAGNEPGLDQQFSGLDLNSSDNPSGGGSTASKGRYIPPHLRNREAAKGCYDKNSSGWSCSKDKGAYSSFGSRDSRGKSSYFSDRGGGSRGRFDDRGRNDYGGFGSRGDRTGFGNFERSRHSRWCDRSDEEDDWSKPLPPSERLEQELFSGGNTGINFEKYDNIPVEATGNNCPPHIESFSDVEMGEIIMGNIALTRYTRPTPVQKHAIPIIKGKRDLMACAQTGSGKTAAFLLPILSQIYTDGPGAALKAVKENGRYGRRKQYPISLVLAPTRELAVQIYEEARKFSYRSRVRPCVVYGGADIGQQIRDLERGCHLLVATPGRLVDMMERGKIGLEFCKYLVLDEADRMLDMGFEPQIRRIVERDTMPPRGVRHTMMFSATFPKEIQMLARDFLDEYIFLAVGRVGSTSENITQKVVWVEEADKRSFLLDLLSATGRNSLTLVFVETKKGADSLEDFLYNAGYACTSIHGDRSQRDREEALHQFRSGKSPILVATAVAARGLDISNVKHVINFNLPSDIEEYVHRIGRTGRVGNVGLATSFFNERNINITKDLLDLLVEAKQEVPSWLENMAYDHHYKGSSRGRSKRFSGGFGARDYRQSSSSGSSSFSSSHASSSLSAGGGRGSPRGFGGGGYGGFYNSDGYGGNCNSQGVDWWGN, translated from the exons ATGAGTCATGCGGCGGGAAACGAGCCCGGGCTGGACCAGCAG TTTTCTGGTCTAGACCTGAACTCCTCTGATAATCCGAGTGGAGGAGGAAGTACAGCAAGCA AAGGGCGCTATATACCTCCTCACTTAAGGAACAGGGAAGCAGCTAAAG GATGTTATGATAAGAACAGTTCAGGGTGGAGTTGTAGTAAAGACAAGGGTGCCTACAGCAGTTTCGGGTCTCGAGATTCAAGAGGAAAGTCCAGTTATTTCAGTGATCGAGGAGGTGGATCAAGGGGAAG GTTTGATGATCGTGGACGGAATGACTATGGTGGTTTTGGCAGTCGTGGTGACAGAACTGGCTTTGGCAACTTTGAACGTAGTAGACACAGTCGTTGGTGTGACAGGTCAGACGAAGAAGATGATTGGTCAAAACCACTTCCACCAAGTGAACGCTTGGAGca GGAACTCTTTTCTGGAGGAAACACTGGGATTAACTTTGAGAAATACGATAATATACCAGTAGAGGCAACTGGCAATAACTGTCCTCCACATATTGAAAGT TTCAGTGATGTTGAGATGGGAGAAATTATCATGGGTAACATTGCGCTTACTCGTTACACTCGTCCTACTCCAGTGCAGAAACATGCCATTCCTATTATTAAAGGAAAGAGAGACTTGATGGCTTGTGCCCAAACAG GGTCTGGAAAAACTGCAGCATTTCTTTTGCCCATCTTGAGTCAAATTTATACAGATGGTCCAGGCGCGGCTTTGAAGGCTGTGAAG GAAAATGGAAGGTATGGACGCCGTAAACAATATCCAATCTCCTTGGTTTTAGCCCCAACAAGAGAATTGGCTGTACAGATCTATGAGGAAGCCAGAAAA TTTTCATACCGGTCTCGAGTTCGTCCTTGTGTGGTATATGGTGGTGCTGATATTGGTCAGCAGATTCGAGACTTAGAACGTGGATGTCACTTGTTAGTCGCCACTCCAGGACGCCTGGTGGATATGATGGAAAGAGGAAAGATTGGGTTAGAGTTCTGCAA ATACTTAGTGTTAGATGAAGCTGATAGGATGCTGGATATGGGGTTCGAACCTCAAATACGTCGTATAGTTGAAAGAGATACCATGCCACCAAGGGGTGTCCGCCACACCATGATGTTTAGTGCTACTTTTCCTAAGGAAATTcag atGCTTGCTCGTGATTTCTTAGATGAATATATATTTCTGGCCGTAGGTAGAGTTGGTTCCACCTCTGAGAACATCACACAGAAAGTAGTTTGGGTAGAAGAGGCAGATAAACGGTCATTTCTGCTTGACCTCTTAAGTGCAACAG gGAGGAATTCACTGACTTTAGTTTTTGTGGAGACCAAAAAGGGTGCCGATTCGCTGGAGGATTTCTTATACAATGCAGGATATGCTTGTACCAGTATTCATGGAGACCGAtcacagagagatagagaggaaGCCCTTCACCAGTTTCGCTCAGGAAAAAGCCCGATTCTAGTGGCTACtgct gtgGCAGCAAGAGGACTAGACATTTCAAATGTGAAACATGTTATCAATTTTAATTTGCCAAGTGATATTGAGGAGTATGTACATCGGATTGGCCGTACAGGACGTGTAGGAAACGTTG GTCTTGCCAcctcatttttcaatgaaagaaatataaatatcacAAAAGATTTGTTGGATCTTCTTGTTGAAGCTAAACAAGAAGTGCCATCTTGGTTAGAAAATATGGCTTATGATCACCACTATAAGGGTAGCAGTCGTGGGCGTTCTAAGAG ATTCAGTGGAGGATTTGGTGCCCGAGACTATCGACAAAGTAGCAGTTCTGGCAGTTCTAGCTTTAGTAGTAGTCATGCAAGCAGCAGCCTTAGTGCTGGAGGTGGTCGTGGCAGCCCCAGAGGATTTGGTGGAg GTGGCTATGGAGGCTTCTACAATAGTGATGGATACGGAGGAAATTGCAACTCTCAGGGGGTTGACTGGTGGGGCAACTGA